The genomic stretch AGTGAACGCACCACGTACTCAGATCTACAGCTGCAGTGATTTTAACAGGGTTTAAACAGACAGTGAACGCACCACGTAGTCAGAACTACAGCTGCAGTGATTTTAACAGGGTTTAAACAGACAGTGAACGCACCACGTAGTCAGAACTACAGCTGCAGTGATTTTAACAGGGTTTAAACTGACAGTGAACGCACCACGTAGTTAGAACTacagctgcagtgtttttaaCAGGATTTAAACAGACAGTGAATGCACCACGTAGTCAGAACTacagctgcagtgtttttaaCGGGGTTTAAACAGACAGTGAACGCACCACATACTCAGAACTacagctgcagtgtttttaaCGGGGTTTAAACAGACAGTGAACGCACCACGTAGTCAGAACtacatatattattttgtatggaaaagaaaaacaaagtggaaTAAAAGATAATTATAAAACAGATAGAATAAGAAAGGAGGAATTGataggaagagaagaagagaagtggTCGTTACtgagaatataaatatatacggCAGCCTGGAAAcgagaggagagaaagtgaaCAGCTGAGGGTTCAAAGAGTTAAACACTCCCCCACGTCAGCAGGCAGCagtctcctcttcttcctcttcttcttcttcttcttctctgtgtagTTTCTCAGTCTGTGATCACTGagtcacatctttaaaaacaacaacaacaacaacaacaacaacaacatgaacaaagacgagaaaacaaagaagaaaatcatTAGACTCACATCGATCAGACGAATGTTCAGTTTGTGATGAAgcttttatttcactttgttaagtttaagtttcacacacattaatttattagttcatttatttattaattgacactcacacacacacacaaacacagatacacacacacacacacacacaaacacactgctgttgTTCAGGGACGATTTTTAGTTTCAATTTTAAACGTAGAGTCGAATCAATGATGTTTAAAacctttatattatattgtgatgttattaaatgtgtgtgtgtgtgtctgtctacgtgtgtgtgtgtgtctgtctgtgtgtgtgtgtgtgtgtgtctgtctatgtgtgtgtgtgtgtgtgtgtgtgtgtgtgtctgtctacgtgtgtgtgtgtgtgtgtgtatgtctgtctacgtgtgtgtgtgtgtctgtctacgtgtgtgtgtgtgtgtgtgtctgtccatttgtctgtgcgtgtgtatgtgcatatgtgtgtatatatatatgtgtgtgtgtgtctctatgtgtgtatatatatatgtgtgtctctatgtgtgtataatatatatatatatgtgtgtgtgtctctatgtgtgtataatatatatatatatatgtgtgtgtctctgtgtgtgtatgtatgtatatatatgtgtgtatttatatatgtgtgtatctccTCCTCAGGCTCTCCAGTCCCTCGGTTACGTGCTCGGCAGCGACGGAGACGTTGACTCTCTGAGCGCTGACGAGAAGTCAGATGGCGAAGGAAAGAACGACAGGATGTCcaccagctccagctccacctccatcacctcctccacAGACACGCAGGAggtgggacacacacacacacacacacacacacacacacacagtcataacaAGTACACACCAGAGGACTGAAGCACAGACGGACGGCAGCCTTTTATGAAATATCAGCGTCTCTAACTTTTGATGATGATGCTTCAATAAACCCAAAATTCAAAGTGATCACCTCTGCTTCTGTCCaggtttgtttattattgttaaatcaATGCATCCAACATCTGGATCTTTCTTCCTACAGACAGATGTtggatgcatttatttaacTATGGACAAAAGCATCTGTTAAATCAAAGCAATCCACTATAATATAAAgtgtaatattatataatttaatcttttatttacacaaagcaAATCGTACGTATTAATACTGTTAATactaaaaatatgattaaacaGACATGTATTTACCCCAAAAGGCTTTTATTTGGAACAGGCTTCAATTAGAGgctttattctttgttttacttgtttttttcagtcaacaactaacaatcattttaattatttgactagtttatttgtttatggctcagtgataaataaaggttggcaagatgagcagtTTAACaaatatcattaaatatcattattttgttggttttatatcattgcaTCACCTGAAAGAGGATTATGTCAAAATTGAGATTGCAtgcagtcttacttttggtaaaaaaatggtgcaaatgtcatttaaaacgatataaaaccaacaaaaattaataaatgtacattttaacaaacatgatgctgcttttaaaactattttttaagatattttttaattgtacattttgccaacccttatttatcatcCTAGATATTTATGTAAGTTGTGCTgcatattataatattacacGTTATATTATAGTGGATTGCATTGATTTaacagatgcttttatccatagttaaataaatgcatccaACATCTGTCTGTAGGAAGAAAGATCCAGATGTtggatgcatttatttaacttaagAAACTAACTTTAGAAAGACCTGATAGTCATTAAATGATGTTTATATATCTTTTATTGTAGATGCATTGTTATTAAATTGCTTGATGAGATCACCTGGttgtactttatgtttaatGCAAACTAACTAacagttaaccctcctgttgtcctcgagtcaaggaaggaagaatggaagaaaggaagaaggaaggaaaagagggaggaaggaagggagtgaggaagaaggaaggaaaagagggagggaggaaggaaggaaggaaaagagggaggaagggaggaagaaaggagggaggaagaaggaaaagagggagggaggaaggaaggaagggaggaagaaggaaggaaaagagggaggaaggaagggaggaaagaaagggagaaggaaggacggagggaggaaagaaagagagaaggaaggaaaagagggaggaaggaagggagtgaggaagaaggaaggaaaagagggaggaaggaaggaaggaagaaggaaggaaaagagggaggaagggaggaagaaaggagggaggaagaaggaaaagggagggaggaagaaggaaggaaaagagggaggaaggagggaggaaagaaagggagaaggaaggagggagggaggaaagaaagagagaaggagggaaggagggagaaaggaaaagtggaaggaaggaagaaagctaggggggaggaaagaaagagagaaggagggagggaggaaagaaggaagagaggaaggaaaggaaagaaggagggagggaagaaggacagaaggaagggaggaaagaaggaacagtcaaaacagacggggtctaTCAGACAGTCGGAGGGATAAACGATGTTTCAGAGCTTATAAGAACTCTTGTCTTACTACGGTGGAAAACACGGAGggaataaatgataaatgtatttccttcttcttcttcttcttctgtgtgtaGTCCCGAGCTCCGGGTCCGATCCTGACGGCGGGGGGTAAAAACCCGGTGATGGAGCTGAATGAGAAACGCAGAGGCCTCAAATATGAACTGATATCAGAGAGCGGCAGCAGCTACGACAAACGCTTCATTATAGAGGTTAggagagagcacacacacacacacacacacacacactcagacacacacacagagacacacagacacacacacacacactcacacacacacacacagagacacacagacacacacacacacacacactcacacacacacaaacacacactcactcactcactcacacacacatagacacacactcagacacagacagagacacacacacacacactcagacacaaactcagacacacacacacacacacacacacacacagacagactcaaacacactcacacacacacactcagacacacacatacacacacacacacacacacacacactcacacacacacacatacacacacactctcagacacacacacacacatacacactcagacacacacactcagacacaatACTGCATTTTATAGATTTCCTATCTTCCTTTCAGAGGGTTTTATTAGGAAGTGATGAGAGAAGCAACATCAAACCAACTTCACACTCCTCAGGAAACACAGCTGAGCATGAAACCAGCTTCTTTATATATTCACAGGGTTAATATATTCACAGCAGTGTAATGAGCTaagataaatgttttctttgaggATTATTTCTCTGATGAAAGTCAACACGTCTTCCTTTGGCACACAGAGATGATCCCTCTGTGTTGTTTGGAGAATAATTGTTGGATTTAGCAGAGTGGTGGAAagagtaaagaaaagagaaccGAAACATGTGAGAGCTGCAAAAATGTAAAGAGACAGTGATTAATAAGGGTTggaaagatgagcaattcaaaaatatctttaaaaatagttttaaaagcagaatcaggtttgttaaagccaggcggggagttctggtcctctgaaatgaggccaaccaggaagtaacttaaaactgcattctatcaaaaggccaccagggggcgaccgttttggtgtcaaaaggacttccgtctctatacaagtcaatggagaattcaccaacttctcacttgatttctaacctcagtaaacgttttcaaaatgtgtttatggtctcaatcgctagtttaaagccttcttcaatgcagtatgatgttcatttgggacattttggcctccctgattttatatgtgacgataaagcagggtatgcattagggcgtggctacgtcgtgattgacaggttgattggttcacaggttcaggagggcgcctcatgctcctcctgatgcccatataagtagaatccctgtttttatttttcccagcatgcacctgaaattttcaagatggcgctgctcagatccgatactattggcctccgagcagcagtccacaaaccaatgggtgacgtcacggatgttacgtccattttatatacagtctatgattaaaatccacatttagtatttttgttggttttatcaGTGTGTTGGATTCAGATTTTGATTCTCGATtcacaatcatcatcatcataacattatttattatcaacagagaaaaacagattattttaaaaaggagctGATGGCAGATGtgtcagagaggaaaacaacagCTGCGACGCCTCATGAGgcccaaataaaaaaaagagcagagtcACATTTGCtttgaattaatttaatatttgtgCCATGTTTGACAGCTTGTGTGATTTGAACCAACAGCAGCTCTTctccacacagctgcacacatggcaaagaaaagaagggatGATCGGGTTTAAAAAACAGTGAAGTTTGTTTTTGGCACCGAACTCATGgagatctgattggctgaggttCAACGATGAAGTCTCTCTTAGTGAAgtcacagctgcagtttatgATTTAATTATCTCTTAATAATTAATGATGTGAGATCTGATATTAATCATGTttaactgtttatattctgactcttTATTAGGCTCtaaactcattttaattcaagGGTCACATATACAAACTTATCTGATCTCATGTGGGAcggaccattaaaaagatgaagggagggatggaaggaaggaaagatggaaggaagaaagagatgaagggaagattgaaggaaggaaggaaaggacaagaaggaaggaaggaaagatggaaaggaagggaataaggacagatggaaggaaggaaggaaggaaggagggaaggtggAAAGGAATataagacaggaagaaaagatggaaggaagagaagacaagaaggaaggaaagatggaaggaagggaagaaggacatatggaaggaaggaagaaaggaagagaagagaggaaggaaagatggatggaataaaagggatgaaggacagattggagaaaggaaggaaggaaaagaagagaggaagggatgaaggacagatggaaggaaggaagagaggacaagaatgaaggaaggaaaagaaggacagatggaaggaaggaaggaaggaagaaaggaagataagacaaggaggagaaggaaaagaagaccggaaggaaggaaagattgaagggagggaggaaggaaggaaatatggaaggaagaaagggatgaaggacagattggaggaaggaagaatgaaagggaggaaggaaagaaggacaaatggaaggaggagaaggaagagaagagaggaaggaaaggaagacaggaaggaaagtgggccggttCTGACCCACGAGCCTCATGTTtgaaacaggtcaaatttgactctgaacagtatgtaaggggttaaaactaaaactaaactgaggACAGGAAGTCACATGACCCTATTGAAGCACTGaatcctgtgttctgtgttctgtgCTGTAACAGGTCGAGGTGGACAAGCAGGTATTTCGGGGGACGGGTCCCAATAAGAAAGTAGCTAAAGCCAGCGCTGCTCTGGCCGCCCTCAACAGCCTTTTCACCGGCTCCAAATCTACGACCAACAAGAAGAAGCGGCCCAATCCTCCAGTGAGTAAACAAACCAGGATACAACTTCCTGTTATAAGTCTTTTATTTTGGTGAATTATAACCCCGAACGTTTCCTGTTGTGCAGCCGAAGCGACCCGTGACCTCGGTGCTGACGATCCCGGCTCTCGCTGCCAGACCTCCACGAGTCCCCGTCATCCCCAGAGCTCCTTACATCAGCACCCCTCCCACACATGGATACATCCCACCAGGTGAGTCACGTGACCAATATAAGCTCGGCTCCTAAttatcaaacaaaaagaacatcagtgagtttttcttttacatgatTTATAAACTCAATACTGACGAGGAAACattcaccccgtctgttttcactgttccttcatcctcccttccttccttccatctgacctgcctccctccttctttctctctttctttccttcctctctttcctcccttccttctgtccttcctccatccccttttcttcctttcttcttttcttccttccttcctttccttcctccctccttccttctctttctttcttcccccctaccttcctcccttccttctttcctctgtccttccttcctcccttcctccctccctccttctctctttctttcctcccctctaccttcctcccttccttctttcctgtccttctttccttccttcctcccttcctcttttcctttctccctccctcctcccttccttccttccgtctgacctgcctccctccttctttctctccttcctctctttcctcccttccttctgtccttcctccatccccttttcttcctttcttcttttcttccttccttcctttccttcctccctccttccttctctttctttcttcccccctaccttcctcccttccttctttcctctgtccttccttcctcccttcctccctccctccttctctctttctttcctcccctctaccttcctcccttccttctttccttccttcctcccttcctcttttcctttctccctccctccacccttccttccttcctttcttcctttccttcctcccttccatccttccttcctttccttcctcccttccatccttccttccttccttccttccttgactcgaggacaacaggagggttaaataccagataatataacattttagcTTAAAGACATTGATCTCTGGTTCATTAGTACAACTAAAAACGTAACATGCTTTCAGACAAAATATTGTCTtcgtgatatggaataagtgtcttccttgactgttccttccttccttccttccttacttccttccccccttcctccctctcttccttccttccttcctaccttccgtcccccctcctttccttccttcttcttcctccctttcttccttccttccttgacaacaggagggttaagggctgcattacagtaaaaatgtgattttctgagcttaacagactgttctattatctgccgtTATCCACTTACTCgttattatttatcaaatatctcattgtgtaaatattttgtgaaagcaccgatagtcatccaTATCgatatttgattctgtccaTATCGCCTACATTACACCTTATTATACTTTAAATTGTCTCTGCAGGTTTTGGTACTCCTTATGGTTACAGCCCTGCAGGCGCTCTACCCGCCGCCTACGGTAAGTTATAAAATCACTTTATCTAATCAATAATCCATCCATTTGATTTTTACTCATCGCCAACATCCCCAACATTTGagtttcttctccttcttcttttttttattgtttttttctttgttctcctTCAGGTTTTCCCTCCAGATTGCCCTCAGTAGTTGTCCCAGTCATCCGAGTCCCCACAACATACCCCGTCACCCACCTCTACCCTTATTAGGACTTCCTCACCTCCTTCACCTCACCTGAAAAATCACTCGTTAAAGGAATATTCTGACTAACCATCATATAGCCTTACTGTGTGTTTCTATAAATACAGATTTCCTAGTGTAACCGAGTCAGATATGAAAGGAGGATATCAGTTTAGACCTAACTCTCCCTCCATCGGCATCGAATCATCAGCAACCAGCAACCAGCTAGATTAAATTGGCCATTAAGAAGTCGTGCATCTATGCTGCTACAAGCTGTGTTTGACAAATAAGCTCTTTGATCATCAGACGGTTACACATTGCAAAACTTGACTTCAGCATTTAGTGAGTTGCACCGTGTGAACGACTGCTCAGGTTAATATTACACTGTAGGGAGCTGTTGAATAAACATTACTGACTATATAAGGAGCTAAATGAAAAGCTACTGTAGGGAACTATTTACCCGATACTCTTAACTTTCgtatcgtcctcccgggtcaaattgaccccgtctgttttgactgtttcttctttcctcccttccttcttttcctgccaccatccccctttcttccttgcttctgtccttccttcctccctccctccttctttcattgcctccttccttcatttcttccttcctcttttccttttttcctccctccttccttcctctcttcctccctacctccctccctcctttccttccttcttcctcccttcctccttacctccatccctcctttccttccatcttcctcccttccttcctcctttccttcctccctccctcctttccttcctctcttcctccctccctccttacctccatccctcctttccttccatcttcctcccttccttcctcctttccttcctccctccctcctttccttccttcttcctcccttccttccttcctccctcctttccttccttcccttccttcctttcctccttccttcctttctccttccttccttccttccttgactcgaggacaacaggagggttaaataacatCAAAATCCTAAAATGACTACTAAATATCTGCTGTgaggaaacaaacataaacGGGTAATTAACTCAACATCCATTGTAGCAGagtaataaaactaaacaagaGTCACTATAGGgaactaaaataaaacatcaactgTATACCAACTAACTAAACTACGCTCTATTTCAGTTGCCAATGAGATGTTTAGTTCCTTATAGTGAAAAATATCCACTGTAagagaaataaaggaaatgaTCATAGCAAACTAAATTAACATATtgcagtaaaaagaaaataatgtctACTGTAAGAAACTTAACATACTCTTTTGGGAACTTAAGAACACACCTATTACTATTAACTACAAAATAAAGTGTAACATCTTGTTTAGtgtaaaatcacacacacaaacattaaatatatacaatgTAGGGAACTAAATAAACTGTAAGGAGCTTGACTTACAGGGTAATCATCAACCATAGACCAACTACAAAGGGAACTAATTAAACAGTCACTGTAGGGAACAATTAAGGACACGAACTAAAGAAACATTTCCTACAGTGTCTGTTATTTAGTTCCTGACagtgtatatttatttagtctCCTACATTGGATATTAAGGAATTGGTGTACCCAGTTCTCTTTTAGTTCCCTACAGTGGCTAACTAAATATCCACCATAGGGAACTAAATATTCATGCTTGGGAATTAAAATAGTAAACAAAAACTACTTAATATCTAGTGTAGGGAACTAAACAGCCAACTAGTCAAAAGTCCTCTGTGAGAGTTTGTTTTAGTTCCCTACTGTTGATATTTAGTATTTGGtgtacagtttttatttgtagttCCCTACAATGGCTACTTAAATATCCACTATAGGAAACTAAATATTCATTCTTGGgaattcaaatataaaaaactattttagttagttacaaaaaacaaaaaaaacaaaggatcAAACAATgttttgaaatacaacaactaCTAAATATCTAGTGTAGGGAACTAAACGTCCACCACAGCAAACAGACATAGTAGGGAAC from Scomber scombrus unplaced genomic scaffold, fScoSco1.1 SCAFFOLD_335, whole genome shotgun sequence encodes the following:
- the LOC133977084 gene encoding spermatid perinuclear RNA-binding protein-like; protein product: LDWRMTDPNHPMNALMRLNQIQPGLQYRLLSQSGPVHAPVFTMSVDIQGTSYQASGNSKRTAKLQVALKALQSLGYVLGSDGDVDSLSADEKSDGEGKNDRMSTSSSSTSITSSTDTQESRAPGPILTAGGKNPVMELNEKRRGLKYELISESGSSYDKRFIIEVEVDKQVFRGTGPNKKVAKASAALAALNSLFTGSKSTTNKKKRPNPPPKRPVTSVLTIPALAARPPRVPVIPRAPYISTPPTHGYIPPGFGTPYGYSPAGALPAAYGGLYIDSAYYQPQTIATPIIIHLGPQDLF